One Carassius auratus strain Wakin chromosome 3, ASM336829v1, whole genome shotgun sequence genomic region harbors:
- the LOC113050503 gene encoding LOW QUALITY PROTEIN: E3 ubiquitin-protein ligase ZNF598-like (The sequence of the model RefSeq protein was modified relative to this genomic sequence to represent the inferred CDS: deleted 1 base in 1 codon) — MHCTERLRTQERASPGLTPRTVVHEPCKSKRIIPIKREPTHSVPFISMEQTPKKDAESTCVLCCQDIELFAVGKCDHPVCYRCSTKMRVLCEQKYCAVCREQLDKVVFIKKPEPFAALHIHQYQCEKKYDIYFADGNIYAQFRKILSHECPQCTEPKVFSRFEELEQHMRKQHELFCCKLCAKHLKIFSYERKWYNRKELARHRTQGDPDDTSHRGHPLCKFCDDRYLDNDELLKHLRRDHFFCHFCDADGAQEYYSDYQYLSEHFRESHYLCEEGRCSTEQFTHAFRTEIDYKAHKAAAHSKNRAEARQNRQIDIQFNYAHRQQRRNDVGGDDYEEVDRFNRQGRPGRGRAPGGQQHVRSWRYNREEEDRAMAAALRASMAGHQEERSHVQERSIQKPRKEEKMEPDDMRNNRGTAKQTNEMLARSVKSNASLAGQDFPVLGAAAPPAPIQSKIKETSVSLKEDDFPSLSSSVVSAPMTPAYTNQPKKHSSFQEEDFPALVSKIKPLKPQSNSASAWSQAGSKPVVVSNKPVVLPTRTTPTVSSSILSASDPPPSGSVPQPLTASSSRRKKKLTSAETHKAPPKVKCPSSSDDEDPQTGKTAQEIRTVPTMLDISTLLTVKGGSSQPNPKTNKKKKQATTSSLGSPSHTSESVSKMAHKENVPEMKPPDKTNSFINGLAEKPAEALSCTSFPENIPSPLKQPVTDQPPPPKEEEFPALVSRKPPPGFKSAFPMKSTPSALPPPPPPGLGPGVSKPPPGFTGIPLNSNVVEPSMPAVNRGAPAVGSYLIPEHFQQRNMDLIQSIKNFLQNDETKFNEFKNHSGQFRQGLIPAVRYYKSCQELLGENFNRVFNELLVLLPDTRKQQELLTAHGDFKALEKQQQDSKPKKNKKKAWQTGTTSNHLELDCQVCPTCKQVLALKDFNTHKTLHIGDDDFPSLQAISKIIS, encoded by the exons ATGCATTGCACCGAACGATTACGCACACAGGAGCGCGCTTCACCCGGCCTCACTCCCCGTACTGTCGTT CACGAGCCCTGCAAATCCAAACGGATTATACCGATAAAACGGGAACCCACACACTCAGTGCCTTTTATCAGTATGGAACAAACCCCGAAGAAAGACGCGGAGAGCACGTGTGTGCTGTGCTGCCAGGACATCGAGCTGTTCGCCGTGGGGAAGTGCGATCACCCGGTGTGTTACCGCTGCTCCACCAAGATGCGGGTGCTGTGCGAGCAGAAGTACTGCGCCGTCTGCCGGGAGCAGCTCGACAAG GTGGTCTTCATAAAGAAACCCGAGCCCTTTGCTGCTCTGCACATTCATCAGTATCAGTGTGAGAAGAAGTATGACATATATTTTGCGGATGGAAACATATATGCACAGTTCAG gaagATTTTGTCACATGAATGTCCTCAATGCACGGAGCCAAAAGTGTTCTCCAGATTTGAAGAATTAGAGCAACATATGCGAAAACAACATGAACTCTTCTGCTGCAAGTTATGTGCAAAGCACCTGAAG ATATTCTCATACGAGAGGAAGTGGTACAATCGGAAAGAGCTGGCTCGTCATCGAACACAAGGGGACCCGGATGATACTTCACATCGTGGACATCCGCTTTGTAAATTCTGCGACGATCGATACCTGGACAACGATGAGTTGTTGAAGCACCTGCGGCGAGATCATTTCTTCTGCCATTTCTGTGATGCAGATGGAGCTCAGGAGTATTACAG TGACTACCAGTACCTCAGTGAGCACTTCAGAGAGAGTCATTACCTCTGCGAGGAGGGCCGCTGCAGTACAGAGCAGTTCACTCATGCTTTCCGCACTGAGATTGACTATAAGGCTCACAAAGCTGCTGCCCACAGCAAAAACCGGGCCGAGGCACGGCAGAATCGGCAAATCGACATTCAGTTCAACTATGCACACAGACAGCAACGAAGAAATGACG TTGGTGGCGATGACTATGAGGAAGTGGATCGCTTCAACAGACAGGGAAGACCAGGAAGAGGACGAGCCCCTGGAGGGCAGCAGCATGTCAGGAGCTGGAGATATAATCG AGAGGAAGAGGACCGTGCAATGGCTGCTGCTCTGCGAGCTTCGATGGCCGGCCACCAGGAAGAGAGAAGCCATGTGCAAGAGAGGAGTATTCAGAAGCCACGCAAAGAAGAAAAGATGGAGCCTGATGACATGAGAAACAACAGAGGCACTGCCAAGCAGACGAACGAAATGCTAG CTCGATCAGTGAAGAGTAATGCCTCTTTGGCTGGTCAGGACTTCCCAGTTTTAGGGGCAGCTGCACCTCCAGCCCCTATTCAAAG CAAGATCAAAGAAACCTCTGTCTCCCTGAAGGAAGATGATTTCCCAAGCTTGTCTAGCTCAGTTGTTTCCGCTCCAATGACACCTGCATACACAAATCAACCCAAGAAACATTCGTCCTTCCAGGAGGAGGACTTTCCTGCACTGGTCTCCAAGATCAAACCACTGAAGCCACAATCAAACTCAGCATCAGCCTGGTCTCAAGCCGGAAGCAAACCTGTGGTGGTTTCCAATAAACCTGTGGTTCTGCCCACCAGAACAACCCCTACTGTCTCTTCATCCATACTGTCCGCCAGTGACCCGCCGCCCAGTGGAAGTGTGCCTCAGCCTCTCACTGCCTCCTCATCCCGCCGCAAAAAGAAGCTCACATCTGCTGAAACCCATAAAGCTCCACCTAAAGTCAAATGTCCGTCCTCATCGGATGACGAGGACCCCCAGACTGGTAAAACGGCCCAGGAGATCCGCACGGTACCGACTATGCTTGACATCTCCACTTTGTTGACTGTAAAAGGTGGCTCATCTCAGCCCAACCCCAAAACCAATAAGAAAAAGAAGCAAGCCACGACTTCATCTCTGGGCTCTCCCTCTCACACTTCGGAGTCTGTGTCCAAAATGGCTCACAAAGAGAATGTTCCTGAGATGAAGCCACCAGACAAAACCAACTCTTTTATAAATGGACTTGCGGAGAAGCCAGCAGAAGCACTGTCCTGTACATCATTTCCTGAAAATATTCCTTCCCCTCTAAAGCAGCCAGTAACCGACCAACCTCCTCCACCCAAGGAGGAGGAATTTCCTGCTCTTGTCTCTAGAAAACCTCCGCCTG GCTTTAAAAGTGCATTTCCAATGAAGAGCACACCGAGTGcgctgcctcctcctcctcctcctggccTTGGGCCTGGTGTCAGCAAGCCTCCCCCAGGATTCACCGGCATCCCGCTCAACAGTAACGTGGTGGAACCATCAATGCCTGCTGTTAATAG AGGGGCACCTGCTGTTGGATCCTACCTCATACCTGAACATTTCCAGCAGAGAAACATGGACCTTATTCAGTCTATTAAGAATTTCCTTCAAAATGATGAAACCAAGTTCAATGAGTTCAAAAACCATTCAGGCCAATTTAGACAG GGTTTAATACCTGCTGTCCGGTACTACAAAAGCTGCCAAGAGCTGTTGGGAGAGAATTTCAACAGGGTCTTCAACGAGCTGCTGGTTCTCCTCCCAGACACTCGCAAGCAACAGGAGCTCCTCACTGCCCACGGAGACTTCAAGGCTCTTGAGAAACAGCAGCAAGACTCCAagcccaaaaaaaacaaaaagaaagcctGGCAGACAGGCACCACCAGCAACCACCTGGAGCTGGACTGCCAAGTGTGTCCCACCTGTAAGCAGGTGCTGGCTCTGAAAGACTTCAACACCCATAAAACCCTGCACATCGGCGATGATGACTTCCCCTCTTTACAGGCCATAAGCAAGATCATCAGCTAG